In a single window of the Paenibacillus sp. MMS20-IR301 genome:
- a CDS encoding VOC family protein, whose translation MPAIGPDFISLQVSNLERSAEFYQHYLGFVRSQAGPPHAVVFETKPIAFALRDLMPGVELGSGTQPGLGVALWLYAPDTQEIHDRLAAAGVQITSAPIDGPFGRTFTFADPDGYLITLHSKG comes from the coding sequence ATGCCAGCAATCGGACCTGACTTCATCTCACTTCAAGTGAGTAATCTTGAACGCTCTGCGGAATTCTATCAACACTATCTCGGATTCGTCCGCTCACAGGCGGGCCCTCCGCATGCTGTGGTTTTTGAAACAAAGCCTATTGCATTTGCTCTTCGTGATCTGATGCCAGGAGTAGAACTCGGTTCAGGCACTCAACCAGGACTTGGTGTCGCTCTGTGGCTGTATGCCCCGGATACGCAAGAAATCCACGACAGGCTTGCTGCAGCAGGTGTACAGATTACTTCCGCGCCCATAGACGGGCCCTTCGGACGGACCTTTACCTTTGCTGACCCGGACGGTTACCTGATTACTCTTCACAGTAAAGGCTAA
- a CDS encoding 2-isopropylmalate synthase, which yields MIIPVKKRIQIFDTTLRDGEQAPGASLTPEQKIILAGKLAELGVDIMEPGFPVSSPGDFAAVEAISRKIQGVEICGFARAVKGDIDAAVRATRDAARRRIHLFISSSDIHLRHQLRKSRPEVVAAAREMTAYARQFSDVVEFTAMDAARTGIDDLIEMVEAVIEEGATIINLPDTVGYALPHEYGEMFRRVRLGARGGDKVSYSAHCHNDLGLAVANSLAAIAGGATQIEVTVNGVGERTGNCALEELVMALETRGDSIGAETGIKLDKLYDTSRIISGAMHFPIAYNKPVVGRNAFQHESGIHQDGLLKDRSTYEIMDPERLGIPRSMIILGKHSGRHALKDRAAKYGIALDPAELDALYESFKETADRQKAVSDDELLRMISSTTGQEAQVYALGEVQVLAGSAPHRVAAVTVRHLRSGTETTYTSTGEGPLEAVIAAIGQGIDGGLLFDGLELHSLGSGGNAQAEAAVMVEWNGVKFRGTAIHQDIVMAAGIAYIAACNAALLAESAAASPGEAEAGSPSVRRSS from the coding sequence ATGATTATTCCGGTAAAGAAACGAATTCAGATTTTTGACACGACGCTGCGTGACGGGGAACAGGCCCCGGGGGCGAGCCTTACCCCTGAGCAAAAGATTATTCTGGCCGGTAAGCTCGCTGAACTGGGCGTGGATATCATGGAACCGGGCTTCCCTGTATCAAGCCCGGGCGATTTCGCAGCGGTAGAAGCGATCTCCCGGAAGATTCAGGGCGTGGAGATCTGCGGCTTCGCCCGTGCGGTCAAAGGCGATATCGATGCGGCTGTAAGGGCGACGCGCGATGCGGCACGGCGGCGGATTCATCTGTTCATCTCCTCCTCCGATATTCATCTGCGCCATCAGCTGCGCAAGAGCCGGCCGGAGGTTGTAGCAGCTGCGCGCGAGATGACGGCCTATGCCCGCCAGTTCAGCGATGTGGTGGAGTTCACCGCGATGGATGCGGCACGGACTGGAATTGATGATCTGATCGAGATGGTCGAGGCGGTAATTGAAGAAGGTGCGACCATTATTAACTTGCCTGACACCGTAGGCTATGCGCTGCCGCATGAATACGGGGAGATGTTCCGGCGGGTACGGCTCGGGGCGAGGGGCGGGGATAAGGTAAGCTACAGCGCCCACTGTCATAACGATCTGGGGCTGGCTGTGGCGAACAGCCTGGCCGCGATTGCCGGCGGCGCAACGCAGATCGAGGTTACGGTTAACGGTGTAGGGGAGCGCACCGGCAACTGTGCACTGGAGGAGCTGGTGATGGCGCTGGAGACGCGCGGGGATTCCATCGGTGCCGAGACAGGAATTAAGCTCGATAAGCTGTACGACACCTCGCGGATCATCAGCGGGGCGATGCATTTCCCGATTGCATACAACAAGCCCGTTGTCGGCCGGAACGCCTTCCAGCATGAATCCGGCATTCACCAGGACGGCTTGCTGAAGGACCGCAGCACGTATGAGATCATGGACCCGGAACGGCTGGGCATTCCGCGCAGCATGATTATTCTCGGCAAGCATTCCGGGCGCCATGCGCTGAAGGACCGCGCCGCGAAGTACGGCATTGCCCTGGATCCGGCGGAGCTGGACGCGCTCTACGAATCCTTTAAAGAGACCGCTGACCGGCAGAAGGCGGTCAGCGATGATGAGCTGCTGCGGATGATCAGCAGCACCACCGGACAAGAAGCGCAGGTATACGCGCTTGGCGAGGTCCAGGTGCTGGCGGGCAGCGCGCCGCACCGCGTAGCTGCAGTTACGGTGCGCCATCTGCGCAGCGGGACTGAAACCACGTACACGAGCACCGGCGAGGGGCCGCTGGAGGCCGTTATTGCCGCAATCGGGCAAGGGATTGACGGCGGCCTGCTGTTTGACGGGCTTGAGCTGCACTCCCTGGGCAGCGGCGGGAATGCCCAGGCGGAGGCGGCTGTGATGGTCGAATGGAACGGAGTCAAATTCCGGGGAACCGCCATCCATCAGGATATCGTTATGGCGGCAGGCATCGCTTATATCGCCGCCTGCAATGCGGCGCTGCTGGCTGAATCGGCTGCGGCTTCTCCGGGGGAAGCAGAGGCCGGAAGTCCAAGCGTCCGCCGCAGTTCCTAA
- the tsaD gene encoding tRNA (adenosine(37)-N6)-threonylcarbamoyltransferase complex transferase subunit TsaD: MKTETGAAEPVFILAIETSCDETSVAVVKDGSKVLSNIISSQIETHRAFGGVVPEVASRKHVEVITLVIEEALSTAGITPQELTAVAVTQGPGLVGALLVGVVAAKSLALAWGKPLIGTHHIAGHIYANRLVKELQYPNMTLVVSGGHTELVLMEREGEFKIIGRTRDDAVGEAYDKVARALGFPYPGGPHVDRLAREAQEAFPLPRVWLEPGSYDFSFSGLKSAVLNAVNQSRMKGLEPDVAGIARGFQESVVEVLVEKAVRAVRECGARQLLLCGGVAANKGLREALTRRCTAEGIELIVPPPVYCTDNAAMIGAAAYVKWKHEGGIPLDMVADPGFSLEKWSVSAY, encoded by the coding sequence ATGAAGACAGAAACGGGCGCAGCAGAGCCTGTATTTATACTTGCTATCGAAACAAGCTGTGATGAAACATCGGTCGCTGTAGTCAAGGACGGCAGTAAGGTGCTGTCCAATATCATCTCCAGCCAGATTGAGACGCACCGGGCCTTCGGCGGCGTAGTGCCGGAAGTGGCTTCACGCAAGCATGTGGAGGTCATTACGCTGGTTATTGAAGAAGCGCTAAGCACGGCGGGAATTACCCCGCAGGAGCTGACGGCTGTAGCAGTGACCCAGGGTCCAGGACTTGTCGGGGCACTGCTGGTCGGTGTTGTTGCTGCCAAAAGCCTTGCGCTGGCCTGGGGCAAGCCGCTCATCGGCACCCATCACATTGCCGGCCATATTTATGCCAACCGGCTGGTGAAGGAATTGCAGTATCCGAACATGACCCTGGTCGTGTCGGGAGGGCATACGGAACTGGTTCTGATGGAGCGGGAGGGTGAGTTCAAGATTATCGGGCGCACCCGGGACGATGCTGTAGGTGAGGCTTACGACAAGGTGGCGAGGGCGCTCGGCTTCCCTTACCCCGGCGGTCCCCATGTGGACCGGCTGGCCCGGGAAGCGCAGGAAGCCTTCCCCTTGCCGCGCGTATGGCTGGAGCCGGGTTCGTATGATTTCAGCTTCAGCGGCCTGAAATCTGCTGTACTGAATGCCGTGAATCAGAGCAGGATGAAGGGACTGGAACCGGATGTGGCCGGGATTGCCCGCGGCTTCCAGGAGTCCGTGGTAGAGGTGCTGGTAGAGAAGGCTGTCCGGGCTGTCCGCGAGTGCGGTGCCCGCCAGCTGCTGCTCTGCGGAGGGGTGGCAGCCAACAAGGGGCTGCGTGAAGCGCTGACCCGGCGCTGTACCGCAGAAGGGATTGAGCTGATTGTCCCGCCGCCGGTCTATTGTACCGATAATGCGGCGATGATCGGTGCCGCTGCTTATGTGAAGTGGAAGCATGAAGGCGGAATACCGCTGGATATGGTTGCCGATCCCGGGTTCTCACTGGAGAAGTGGTCGGTATCCGCCTATTGA
- the rimI gene encoding ribosomal protein S18-alanine N-acetyltransferase codes for MTEPGAGRDQGAELVFRLMRLEDVPEILVIEREAFTMPWTEEAFRNELTHNHFAKYMVMELAGHIIGYAGMWAIVDEAHVTNIALLQAYRGRKWGERLLDELMKTAAYLGMKSITLEVRVSNEVAQNLYRKKGFRPAGTRKGYYSDNREDALIMWADLPEYGEQGLTEGSVELK; via the coding sequence ATGACGGAACCGGGAGCAGGAAGAGACCAGGGGGCTGAGCTTGTTTTTCGGCTGATGCGGCTGGAGGATGTCCCTGAGATTCTTGTAATTGAACGAGAAGCCTTCACTATGCCTTGGACAGAGGAGGCTTTCCGCAATGAGCTGACCCATAATCATTTTGCCAAGTATATGGTGATGGAGCTGGCCGGGCATATTATCGGTTACGCCGGAATGTGGGCGATTGTCGATGAGGCGCATGTCACGAACATTGCGCTGCTTCAGGCTTACCGCGGGCGTAAATGGGGAGAGCGGCTGCTGGATGAGCTGATGAAGACGGCGGCTTATCTCGGCATGAAGTCGATCACGCTGGAAGTGCGGGTCTCCAATGAAGTGGCCCAGAATTTGTACCGCAAAAAAGGCTTTCGCCCTGCCGGTACCCGCAAGGGCTATTATTCGGACAACCGTGAGGATGCGCTCATCATGTGGGCGGATCTGCCGGAATACGGGGAGCAAGGTTTGACGGAAGGAAGCGTGGAACTGAAATGA
- the tsaB gene encoding tRNA (adenosine(37)-N6)-threonylcarbamoyltransferase complex dimerization subunit type 1 TsaB — protein sequence MTNFNNEPRKRFLALDTSTAVLGVAVTADGELLHEINASGERNHSVHLLPIIEQALQASATAPDMIGGVAVGVGPGSYTGTRIAVTAAKTLAWAWNVPVTGVSSLHALAWGGYHAARTQRQEGAAAEPPAGETAGPDWIIPLMDARRGQAYSALFAADGDNPPQRLAPDAIRLMADWVQELDALLKTAADEGRQPGRLLFTGETGLHGSPEALAALAGAGGIEVMPYELEGRWTGFLAEAGIYEEAADIHALIPNYTQLTEAEANLRRSREGSLNK from the coding sequence ATGACGAATTTCAATAATGAGCCGCGCAAGCGGTTTTTGGCGCTGGATACATCGACGGCGGTGCTTGGAGTGGCGGTTACCGCGGACGGTGAGCTCCTGCATGAGATTAACGCCTCCGGGGAGCGGAATCACTCGGTGCATCTGCTGCCGATTATTGAGCAGGCGCTGCAGGCCTCGGCGACTGCTCCGGACATGATCGGCGGAGTAGCCGTCGGTGTCGGACCCGGGTCGTATACCGGGACCCGCATTGCCGTAACGGCGGCCAAGACACTGGCCTGGGCCTGGAATGTGCCGGTTACCGGTGTATCCAGCCTGCATGCGCTGGCGTGGGGCGGCTATCATGCGGCACGCACGCAGCGGCAGGAAGGCGCAGCCGCTGAGCCGCCTGCAGGTGAAACGGCGGGACCAGACTGGATCATCCCGCTGATGGATGCCCGGCGCGGGCAGGCCTATTCCGCGCTCTTCGCTGCGGACGGGGACAACCCGCCGCAGCGGCTTGCGCCTGATGCCATCCGGCTGATGGCGGACTGGGTACAGGAGCTGGACGCGCTGCTGAAGACAGCCGCAGATGAAGGGCGGCAGCCGGGCAGGCTGCTGTTCACCGGTGAGACGGGACTGCACGGAAGCCCGGAAGCGCTGGCTGCACTTGCCGGAGCCGGCGGCATCGAGGTAATGCCATATGAGCTTGAAGGCCGCTGGACAGGCTTCCTGGCCGAAGCGGGCATCTATGAGGAAGCCGCAGATATTCACGCACTGATCCCCAATTATACGCAGCTTACCGAAGCGGAGGCCAATCTTCGCCGGAGCCGTGAAGGGAGCCTGAATAAATGA
- the tsaE gene encoding tRNA (adenosine(37)-N6)-threonylcarbamoyltransferase complex ATPase subunit type 1 TsaE: protein METVFTYRSYSLQDTDALAAAIAALSEPGMVIGLDGDLGAGKTAFSQCYARHLGVEGIVNSPTFTIIKEYEGRLPLYHMDVYRLSFQEADELGLEEYFYGQGVSLVEWSSIITDLMPPRHLHIELKSAGPDEREITVTGTGEPYAGVCRALIQKWGNES from the coding sequence ATGGAGACGGTGTTCACTTACCGTTCATACAGCCTTCAGGACACAGATGCACTCGCCGCAGCCATTGCTGCCTTATCTGAGCCGGGTATGGTTATCGGGCTTGACGGGGACCTCGGTGCCGGCAAAACCGCATTCTCGCAGTGTTACGCCCGGCATCTTGGAGTGGAAGGAATTGTGAACAGTCCTACTTTTACAATTATCAAGGAGTATGAAGGGCGGCTGCCGCTTTATCATATGGATGTATACCGGCTGTCATTCCAGGAAGCGGATGAGCTGGGGCTTGAAGAATATTTCTACGGCCAGGGCGTGAGTCTGGTGGAATGGAGCAGCATAATTACGGATCTGATGCCGCCGCGGCATCTGCATATAGAGCTGAAGTCAGCCGGACCGGATGAACGGGAGATTACGGTGACCGGAACCGGGGAGCCTTACGCCGGAGTGTGCCGGGCGCTGATCCAGAAGTGGGGTAATGAATCATGA
- a CDS encoding multidrug resistance efflux transporter family protein, which translates to MIDLRPIVLGVCSALFFAVTFVLNRRMELAGGSWAWSASLRYLFTLPFLLAIVAGRGKLRPLLAAMRERPGAWLLWGTVGFGLFYAPICFAAAYAPGWLTAGTWQITIISGSLLAPFFGQWINGPSGIPQYIRGKIPLRGLLLSLIILAGVALLQAEHARELAPSQVWLGILPVLIASFAYPLGNRKTMELCGDKLDVFQRILGMTLASLPFWLLLSLYGLADAGLPSSSQVGQSVIVALSSGIVATVLFFRATDLVRSSMSGLAAVEATQSLEVLFALLGEMLILASPLPSLLSWAGIAVIIAGMALHSLFSQHSGGAAPDREKR; encoded by the coding sequence ATGATAGACTTGCGCCCCATTGTGCTTGGCGTCTGTTCGGCGCTGTTTTTTGCGGTAACGTTTGTACTTAACCGGAGGATGGAGCTTGCGGGAGGAAGCTGGGCCTGGAGCGCCTCGCTGCGGTATTTGTTCACCCTGCCCTTTCTGCTGGCGATTGTCGCCGGCAGGGGGAAGCTGAGGCCGCTGCTGGCGGCGATGCGGGAACGTCCGGGTGCCTGGCTGCTCTGGGGGACTGTCGGGTTCGGTCTGTTCTATGCGCCCATTTGTTTCGCGGCGGCGTACGCACCAGGATGGCTGACGGCCGGGACCTGGCAGATTACGATTATCTCAGGCTCCCTGCTTGCCCCGTTCTTCGGGCAGTGGATCAACGGGCCTTCCGGCATTCCTCAATACATACGCGGTAAAATCCCGCTGCGCGGGCTGCTTCTCTCGCTAATCATTCTGGCCGGAGTAGCTCTGCTGCAGGCTGAGCATGCGCGCGAGCTGGCTCCCTCCCAGGTGTGGCTTGGCATCCTCCCGGTGCTGATTGCCTCCTTTGCGTATCCGCTCGGCAACCGCAAGACTATGGAGCTGTGCGGGGACAAGCTCGATGTCTTTCAGCGCATTCTCGGCATGACACTGGCCAGCCTGCCCTTCTGGCTGCTCCTGAGTCTTTACGGCCTGGCCGATGCCGGCTTGCCGTCCTCATCACAAGTAGGGCAGTCCGTAATCGTCGCCTTATCGTCAGGTATAGTTGCGACTGTGCTTTTTTTCCGTGCTACCGATCTGGTCCGCAGCAGCATGAGCGGCCTTGCCGCGGTAGAAGCCACCCAGTCGCTGGAGGTATTATTTGCCCTGCTCGGTGAAATGCTGATTCTCGCCTCACCGCTGCCGTCCCTGCTGTCCTGGGCCGGAATTGCTGTCATTATCGCCGGCATGGCGCTGCATAGTTTGTTCTCACAGCATTCAGGGGGGGCTGCCCCTGATCGGGAAAAGCGGTGA
- a CDS encoding IS110 family transposase — MSIAKKYIGLDVSKAKIAVAIADEGRGEPRFWGIIEHTKERILKLLHQLQGSGESRVELEVCYEAGPTGYMLHRWLLEAGIACTVVAPSLIPQRAGDRIKTDKRDALRLAQLFRAGELTGIYIPSPEEEALRDLVRAREDAKEDMNRHKQRMGKFLLRLQLFPPSKVKAWTFAFEEWLDTLRFESSCHRIVFQEYRESIRETAERLRRYEKEIERLSHTHVQAPLIEALQALRGVATLTATTLVSEMVSVTRFASAPSFMSYCGLVPSEHSSGVSRSQGKLTKAGNAHLRRVLVEAAHHYRHSPGVRRKLRERISGLPPEVQRMAFEAQNRLHRKYMTMLGKGKHKSKIVAAIARELAGFVWAIARVLEKGDRNPATDSLIAG, encoded by the coding sequence ATGAGTATCGCCAAAAAGTATATTGGATTAGACGTATCCAAAGCCAAAATTGCTGTAGCCATCGCAGATGAGGGCCGTGGCGAACCCCGCTTTTGGGGGATTATTGAACATACCAAGGAACGCATACTAAAGCTTCTACATCAACTGCAAGGTTCCGGTGAATCCCGAGTGGAACTGGAAGTCTGCTACGAAGCCGGGCCCACCGGGTACATGCTTCACCGTTGGCTCCTCGAAGCCGGCATTGCCTGTACCGTTGTTGCTCCTTCTCTTATCCCTCAGCGCGCTGGGGACCGGATTAAAACCGACAAGCGGGATGCGCTTCGCTTGGCTCAACTCTTTCGGGCTGGCGAACTAACGGGGATCTACATCCCCTCTCCTGAGGAGGAAGCGCTCCGGGATCTCGTTCGAGCCCGCGAGGACGCCAAAGAAGATATGAACCGCCACAAGCAGCGCATGGGCAAGTTCCTGCTGCGTTTGCAGCTCTTCCCTCCAAGCAAGGTCAAGGCCTGGACCTTCGCCTTTGAAGAGTGGCTGGATACCCTCCGCTTCGAGAGTTCCTGCCACCGCATAGTCTTCCAGGAATACCGGGAGAGCATTCGAGAAACGGCAGAACGACTTCGGCGTTACGAAAAAGAGATCGAGCGTCTCTCTCACACCCATGTGCAGGCGCCACTTATTGAAGCCCTTCAGGCGCTGCGAGGAGTGGCCACACTCACCGCTACCACACTGGTGTCGGAGATGGTCAGTGTGACGCGGTTTGCCAGCGCCCCCTCGTTCATGAGCTACTGTGGGTTAGTACCCAGTGAACACTCCAGCGGTGTGAGCCGTAGTCAGGGAAAGCTGACCAAGGCAGGCAATGCACATTTGCGGCGGGTGCTGGTCGAAGCGGCCCACCATTACCGGCACTCACCGGGCGTACGGCGCAAATTGCGGGAGCGAATCAGCGGACTGCCGCCGGAGGTGCAGCGAATGGCCTTTGAGGCACAAAATCGACTTCATCGCAAATACATGACGATGCTGGGAAAAGGGAAGCACAAATCGAAAATCGTAGCCGCCATTGCCCGGGAGCTTGCCGGCTTTGTATGGGCTATTGCCAGAGTTCTGGAGAAGGGCGACCGAAACCCAGCCACGGATTCTCTAATTGCCGGATAA
- a CDS encoding H-type small acid-soluble spore protein, with the protein MDVKRAKDIYASKDSIAVHLDGQPVWIEHVDGDNGMATVQVGSRPDNTVTVGVDRLEEQGR; encoded by the coding sequence ATGGATGTGAAACGCGCGAAGGATATTTACGCGTCTAAGGATAGCATTGCGGTGCATCTTGACGGGCAGCCAGTCTGGATTGAGCATGTGGACGGTGACAACGGAATGGCTACTGTACAGGTAGGTTCACGGCCGGATAATACAGTAACGGTCGGCGTGGACCGGCTGGAGGAGCAGGGGAGATAA
- a CDS encoding Ku protein has protein sequence MHTVWKGAISFGLVHVPVKMFSATEDKDISLRYIHKECGSPLSYVRKCPVCDKEVAWEEIGKGYEYEKGKFVLFDKEELDQLTEESSKSITILDFVDLTEIDPIYFQKTYYLSPDQAGSNAYRLLMEAMRQTGKIGIAKISIRSKSSLAAIRVLDECLAIETIFYPDEVRPVSQVPGLPEPGSVNDKELDMAKLLISQLSTPFEPAKYTDDYRQRMLDLITHKIAGEEFHIAPARQENNVIDLMAALQASIEAVQHIPSDPGPGLTGAKKGKTPAAGAGRKPAKTARSAPASAAGPAAVPVIVPKPKRRSPKTKETGS, from the coding sequence ATGCATACCGTCTGGAAAGGAGCCATCAGCTTCGGACTTGTACATGTTCCGGTCAAGATGTTCTCGGCCACAGAGGATAAAGACATTTCACTGCGCTACATCCACAAAGAATGCGGGAGCCCGCTGTCCTATGTACGCAAATGCCCTGTCTGCGACAAGGAGGTCGCCTGGGAGGAGATCGGCAAGGGTTACGAATATGAGAAGGGTAAGTTTGTCCTGTTCGACAAGGAGGAGCTGGATCAGTTAACGGAGGAGAGCAGCAAGAGCATCACCATACTGGATTTCGTGGATTTAACGGAGATCGACCCGATCTATTTCCAAAAAACCTACTATCTCTCACCCGACCAGGCAGGCTCAAACGCGTACCGGCTGCTGATGGAGGCCATGCGCCAGACCGGTAAAATCGGCATCGCCAAAATTTCCATCCGCTCCAAAAGCAGTCTGGCCGCGATCCGCGTATTGGACGAATGCCTGGCCATTGAGACCATATTCTACCCGGATGAGGTCCGGCCGGTATCGCAGGTACCCGGGCTGCCGGAGCCGGGAAGCGTTAACGACAAAGAGCTGGATATGGCGAAGCTGCTCATTTCCCAGCTGTCCACCCCCTTTGAGCCGGCAAAATATACCGATGATTACCGCCAGCGCATGCTCGATCTGATTACCCATAAAATCGCCGGAGAAGAATTCCACATTGCTCCTGCCCGCCAGGAAAACAATGTGATTGACCTGATGGCTGCCCTCCAGGCCAGCATTGAAGCCGTGCAGCATATTCCGAGCGATCCCGGCCCGGGTCTTACCGGTGCGAAAAAAGGCAAAACTCCGGCAGCCGGCGCAGGGCGGAAACCCGCCAAAACCGCCCGTTCAGCCCCGGCCTCCGCAGCAGGGCCGGCAGCAGTACCGGTGATCGTTCCCAAACCGAAACGGCGCAGCCCCAAAACGAAAGAAACGGGTTCTTAG
- a CDS encoding RNA ligase family protein, translating into MKLQPIIPFEPVLTERMPEGGNWIAQIKWDGVRMLSYGDGSGTELINRRGNRRTLQYPELADVRAYCKSPSVILDGEIIALSGGKPSFHEVMRRDSLKNDAAIRAARQQVPVIYMVFDILYCAGRWVLDQPLAERQRLLAGMLLPHPFVQAVPSYQSPAELFTAAQNKELEGIVCKDTTSIYTPGGKDKRWLKRKISRDLTAVAGGVTFRDGRVNALLLGLFDHEGKLHYIGHAGAGKLTMRDWQDLTELTPGLTALEMPFAASPERSKGAVWLKPQLVFKVNFLEWNASGTMRQPVLQARVDLPARSCSWSQKDT; encoded by the coding sequence ATGAAGCTGCAGCCGATCATCCCTTTTGAACCCGTTCTGACCGAACGGATGCCGGAAGGCGGAAACTGGATCGCCCAGATTAAATGGGACGGTGTGCGGATGTTGTCCTACGGCGACGGCAGCGGAACGGAGCTGATTAACCGGCGCGGCAACCGGCGCACGCTGCAATATCCTGAGCTGGCCGATGTCCGGGCTTACTGCAAAAGCCCTTCCGTCATTCTGGACGGGGAAATCATTGCGCTCAGCGGAGGAAAACCGTCCTTCCACGAGGTCATGCGGCGGGACAGCCTGAAGAATGACGCTGCCATCCGGGCGGCCCGGCAGCAGGTTCCGGTCATCTATATGGTCTTCGATATCCTTTACTGTGCCGGGCGCTGGGTACTGGACCAGCCGCTGGCCGAGCGGCAGCGCCTGCTCGCCGGGATGCTGCTGCCGCACCCGTTCGTGCAGGCCGTACCCAGCTATCAAAGTCCGGCGGAGCTGTTCACGGCTGCACAGAACAAGGAACTGGAAGGCATCGTCTGCAAGGACACAACCAGCATCTACACCCCCGGCGGTAAGGATAAACGCTGGCTCAAACGCAAGATAAGCCGCGATCTGACCGCAGTCGCAGGCGGTGTTACCTTCCGCGACGGACGGGTCAACGCTCTTCTGCTCGGGCTTTTTGACCATGAAGGCAAGCTGCACTATATCGGCCATGCCGGAGCAGGCAAGCTGACCATGCGCGACTGGCAGGATCTTACAGAGCTGACGCCCGGCCTGACCGCCCTGGAGATGCCATTTGCCGCTTCTCCCGAGCGCAGTAAGGGCGCTGTCTGGCTGAAGCCGCAGCTGGTGTTCAAGGTGAATTTTCTGGAATGGAACGCTTCAGGCACTATGCGCCAGCCGGTGCTTCAGGCCAGGGTTGACCTGCCGGCCCGGTCATGTTCTTGGAGCCAGAAGGACACCTAG
- a CDS encoding RNA polymerase sigma factor, with the protein MEHLVVRVQNGEVEPYGQIVEAFQKPMYRYCSRLLGNAAEAEDAVQEILVKAYQNIGQYRPLASFSSWLYKIAYHHCLQVIRQRQRQGRLLTLLRPQKFAESPEQVMDRCLFDEPLAVALSRLKAEERNLLVLRIFEEQSFAEMAAILGKNTDAVKKRYRRTIVKLTDMLQAQNEGEEQWTSKSLLKKEG; encoded by the coding sequence ATGGAACACCTCGTTGTCCGGGTGCAAAACGGCGAAGTGGAGCCGTACGGGCAGATCGTCGAGGCTTTTCAGAAGCCGATGTACCGTTATTGCAGCCGTCTGCTCGGCAATGCAGCTGAAGCGGAGGATGCTGTGCAGGAGATACTGGTAAAAGCCTATCAAAATATTGGCCAGTACCGTCCGCTCGCCAGCTTCTCCTCATGGCTGTATAAAATCGCTTATCATCATTGCCTGCAGGTCATCCGCCAGCGCCAGCGGCAGGGCCGGCTGCTGACGCTGCTGCGGCCGCAGAAATTCGCGGAAAGCCCGGAGCAGGTGATGGACCGCTGCCTGTTTGATGAACCGCTGGCTGTGGCGCTTTCCCGGCTGAAAGCGGAGGAACGGAATCTGCTGGTGCTGCGGATTTTTGAAGAGCAAAGCTTTGCGGAAATGGCTGCTATCTTGGGGAAAAATACGGATGCGGTCAAAAAAAGATACCGGCGCACAATCGTTAAGCTCACTGACATGCTGCAAGCTCAAAATGAGGGGGAGGAACAATGGACGAGCAAATCTCTGCTGAAGAAAGAAGGATAA